In Bacteroidales bacterium, a genomic segment contains:
- a CDS encoding oligosaccharide flippase family protein, translating into MLAQKLILSYSSKIIVQFIQIIATIIVARIAGPTVIGTIAYCLSFVSMFIFVADLGSGTAHIKLISEGQKTEDCITTYSTIKVILTILFLFIVICAYFVQKYFLNGFESKTHEIVLFIFLTIIVIERLLDIIKTTFAANTQQAKQDIPDFIYILLYQLFRIGIVLAGYKAIALALGNFFALLIVIPLYIYLFKEYSFGILKKALIKKYLAIGIPVLLIGVATNMSNYLDKVILQYFCDSTEVGYYTAGFKIGGFILLIANSVSMLFFPLFSKAISEGNIDFIKDKINKFERFSLIFIMPVVIIVVLFSDVIVLTLLGKEYINSISILSIITVAMFFYTLFVPYGNIILGMGYFKAAAIVNIINFTCFIILQILLVHPKLFGFGAMGAAIAVLFSRVLISFMFILVSKYKCNISMNVKNLKYLLFGLSIYFISKYLLKNIISESYFYYFLFVLSFLILNYLLLYLFKMFNKTDIQYISQLLNIKELKKYIKSEILKKDL; encoded by the coding sequence ATGCTTGCCCAAAAACTAATTTTAAGTTATTCCTCCAAAATCATAGTCCAGTTTATTCAGATAATTGCAACAATAATTGTTGCCAGAATTGCAGGTCCAACAGTTATTGGCACAATAGCTTATTGTTTGTCTTTTGTGTCAATGTTTATTTTTGTTGCTGATCTTGGTAGTGGTACTGCACATATAAAACTAATTTCCGAAGGACAAAAAACAGAAGATTGTATTACAACATATTCAACAATAAAAGTAATACTTACTATTCTTTTTTTATTTATTGTTATTTGTGCATATTTTGTACAAAAATATTTTTTAAATGGTTTCGAAAGCAAAACACACGAAATAGTTTTATTCATATTTTTAACAATAATTGTTATTGAAAGGTTGCTCGATATTATTAAAACAACATTTGCTGCCAATACACAACAAGCAAAACAAGACATTCCCGATTTTATTTATATATTACTTTATCAGTTATTTCGTATAGGAATAGTTTTGGCAGGATATAAAGCCATTGCTCTTGCCTTGGGTAATTTCTTTGCTTTATTAATAGTAATACCATTATATATATATTTATTCAAAGAATATTCTTTTGGAATTTTAAAAAAGGCATTGATTAAAAAATATCTTGCGATTGGCATACCTGTCTTACTTATTGGTGTTGCAACAAATATGTCTAATTATCTTGACAAAGTCATTTTGCAATATTTCTGTGATTCAACAGAAGTAGGATATTATACTGCTGGATTCAAGATAGGCGGATTTATTTTATTAATTGCAAATAGTGTAAGTATGTTATTTTTTCCGCTTTTTTCAAAAGCAATTTCTGAAGGTAATATTGATTTTATAAAAGATAAAATAAATAAATTTGAAAGATTTAGTTTAATATTTATTATGCCTGTTGTAATTATAGTTGTTTTGTTTTCTGATGTTATTGTTTTAACATTATTGGGGAAAGAGTATATTAATTCAATTAGTATTTTATCAATTATTACTGTAGCAATGTTTTTTTATACCCTGTTTGTTCCTTATGGAAATATAATTCTTGGCATGGGTTATTTTAAAGCAGCCGCAATAGTTAATATTATAAACTTTACTTGTTTCATAATTTTACAAATATTATTAGTCCATCCAAAACTATTTGGGTTTGGGGCAATGGGTGCAGCTATAGCTGTTTTATTCTCAAGGGTGCTAATAAGTTTTATGTTTATTTTAGTTTCAAAATATAAATGCAATATTTCAATGAATGTAAAAAACTTGAAATATTTATTATTTGGGCTTAGTATATATTTTATTTCAAAATATTTATTAAAAAATATTATTTCTGAAAGTTATTTTTATTATTTTTTATTTGTGCTCTCTTTTTTAATATTAAACTATCTTTTACTTTATTTATTTAAAATGTTTAACAAAACTGATATTCAATATATTTCTCAATTGCTTAATATTAAAGAATTAAAAAAATACATTAAAAGTGAAATCCTAAAAAAAGATTTGTAA